gagcgaGAGGAACCCGGAATTGGGCCTTTGAGAGGAAAATACCTGTTCTTCTCTTTGTCATAATAAAACCCCGGAAGTTCTGCGAACAAATTTTATTACTAGTCTTATtagcaacaaaacaaaaaatcaaaaaataaaaaaaccagaagaagaagaaggggaacCTTGTGGCATGTTTTTCCAAACAACAAAGAACTGTCTTGCTGTCTTTGTTGGTATGCTTTTTGTTTGGGCAGAGAAATTAGGAAGGACAAATCAAGGAAGGAAGAAGCAAGCGGGGGGTGACGGCGCTTTTAAACTGTAGCTGCTGATGGTTTTAACTTGTAGTTCCATCTCTGTCGGTTCCTTCGAGTTCTCCACAATCTAGGCTTCCTCGAAAATAAGTGAGGGCAAGCCTCAAAGAAAGCCCCCTAACGATTGGGCCAGTAACAATCTTGCTCCCAAACAAATATTTGTATCAattctatctctaaataattttgatttctcaATTACGACCTTAAttcctaaacaaaaaaaaaaaaaaaaacgttaaaaacaacttttttattacaaaataaattacaacCTGGGTTTGATTTTCACCCACTATCATAAATGGGTGAAAATACTTAATTTCGAATTCCTAAAACGTAAAGGACAAAATTGATACAAGtttaatcttttcaatttttattcttttaatgatGGGAAAAGCTACTGTGtggtttttattaaactttatgtattgttaatttatgtcaaaatagggttaaaaataaaatatttaaataaaactcaatgatatttattaaacatattaaataagTTCTATTTTAtagagtaatttttaaaaaatatttataataaattctaaaaacaatattgtgATTAATTAAAAGCAATAAATTACTCTTAACAACTCTTAGCATGTGGCATAAGATGCTCATTATTCGgatctttaattattaaatatattataaatccTTTGAGATagagattaataatttttattttttattccatatatatatatagagtatttttctataattatattatattttctctctctaaaaaaatatttacttaacTATATGAGAAATATATTCACTTAGACATCTTGGATTTTCtatattcattaaaaacaaaaaaattacaagtattAGTCACAAGTTATTTTGACCTACCCACAAATTATTTTGACCTGCCGGCATGCTGTTAGACCATTTAAATGATTGCATGCAtgtacaatatataaaaaaatgtaaatcaaAGCAATCTAATTGGAGATTTAAATTAAGATCGAGAAAAGCATTGCTTTAAACGGTGTTGTTAGTGAAAGAACCTGCATGTAATTCAAGAGGTGCAGTTAATTTGTGCAGATTTGTCGAAGGTTTCAAAGTGCAGAACTCTCGAAGGTAAGTACTTAGAAACAAAGAACCAAATGTCTTCCCCATTCAATCCTCATGCCTCATTCTTGCTTTGAATATATATACCGCTATTAATCTAATTTGTTGCTAGAACGGGGAAAGCCGGCAAGGACCATCAAATTACAAGATTGACAGCACTGTGTCTCCTTGAATATCGGAGTCTTTTCAAGTGGTCTTTTGTTGTTGCTTTGGTGGACAAAGGGTCTCTGCTTTAGAATGGGGAGCAATGCTTTTGCATATATAGAAATGGCCTTCACAGGTCGTTCTTTTcgaagcagtttttttttttttttttttaatgaattgtcACAAACCATTACatataaacttgagaaaaatcaaTGCATGAGAAACTGCATGCCCAGTTGTAATTATAATTCGGTATTGAATTTAGATTTCTTGAAGAAGTTAagaaactataaaatattttatcagatTATAGGAAGACGAAGCTAGACACAAAAAGCGGGGGAAAACGAAGAGAAGGATGCTACTTGATTATTGGATACAAGTTTACAGCCAAAGTATGCTTTCGTACTACTCTATGACATTCGAAGTTACAGAATTAGTCCAGCTAGAAACTACTTAGAACATTAATACAAGAAAACTCCATTGCTTCAACTGATCTTCAAACTCTTTGAAGATTACGTACTGCTATTATACCAACACCGTCAACAAGCATACCAGTACGAGTCTTAAACCTTATTTCTGTAGGGTGAATTAGTATCATTGCCACAACAATCATTTTTTCTCTTGCAAGGCCCATGAATCCCATGCAAGTTGATCTATGGGGCTCTGATTATAGTACATCCCACAAGGCAGCAGAGTCGACtccacaaaattaaaatcaaaatcaaagttaGAAGTTTCAAATGAAGCATCCATTTGCTGCCCAGCACCGATTAACTCACTGCTGATCTTCTCAATTTCCACTTGCTGCTCTGGCTGCTTTTTTTCAGGTATTATGGATTGAGTGGGTTCGTAGCCACCAGCCCACATGCAGCTCTCATCTAACATGCCAAACTCGGATGGATGTGAAGTAGAAGAGAATATAAGAGCACTGCCGATTGAAGATTGGCTTGCAGTACTCTCCAAGAAAGCTTGCGTTTTAGGGTTTTGGTATTCATATGTTAATGAGGATGAGAATTCGTGTGATAAGGGAGGATTAGTATCAGGAGCAAGAGGAATCATAGGGAATGGAAGAGGGGGTGCTTTCATAACCATTGATGAGATATCACTGATTTGTGAATTCACTGTGAAAGTTGAGGTGGGTTGTTGATGGGAATGATAAGAGAGCTTCCAtgcattgttgttattgttgtgtttatAATTAGAAGAGAGGAGATTGTGAGTGTTTGGATCTAACCCTTGTGCAATAAGCTTCTTTTTTATGCACGAGTTCCAGAAGTTCTTGACCTCGTTGTCAGTTCTGCCAGGCAAATGCTTAGCAATTTGAGCCCATCTATTGCCTAGTATCCTGTGAATATCAACGATGATCCTCTCTTCTTTTGCGGTAATTGAACCTCTTTTGAGATCCGGTCTCAGGTAGTTTATCCATCTCAATCTACAACTCTTTCCACACCTTTCCAGCCCTGAAAGAATAATTATAAGCAACCATTTCAAGGAAAAGAAACAATACAATGGGGGGGGCTGGCTGTGAAAGAAAGAGGATTAAAGTAGAGCTCTACTAAATAAGAgagaactaaattaaaagatcaaagagCACTAGAGTTTTATGTACACATACATACCTGCTAGATTTGGAACAGAACTCCAAGAACCATGACCATGGatggttatatattttattagctTCTCGTCTTCTTCTGGAGACCATAGCCCTCTCTTAACTTTCTGTTTTCTGCAGCATTGATGGCCCGTTTTATTTCCCAAACCCTCCTGAATATCACAACTCACCATTTAGAATTGATCAGGGGTGCTTCCTTCCTTGTGTCTTCTAGCTAATCTTCTGCGGGTTTAAAAATGCTAACGTCTTGCACCTTTATATAAAGGTAGTTTTCCTTTCTTGATTCTGCTTTGGACGTCTATATGCAAATCaaaatggagagagagaggaggggggATTGTGTGGAAATTTAACTTTGGGTGTACTCATGAGAGGACCACTGGTCTCACTGAGTGTCTTGGAAACTTCAAGTGTTCTTTTGAACCTTTGCTCTCAACTTGATTACTACTttccttttaaccaaataaaaaaacacgttACTGCTAATAATTGGGCTGATTAGTAATTTGACACAATCAATTAGTTACAAAACATGATACCTGAAGAAGCAACATCCTTGTATAGCACATATACCTGTAAGGTTTGCTCGATATATCTTCATGTCTAATTAAACCAGCTAGCTACATGAGAATAAGAAAGGTTTAATTATGCGGATGATGATATAAAGATATTTGTCCTTTTTACGTGGAAAgtatatattgaaaatatatttacgAGAGGATTGAGAGGACCAGGCTTGAAATGTAATCCGCAAATAAACCCAAACACGACTAAATgccttaaaagaaaagaaaattaaaactagaGGTGGGGGTTTTGAGCTTTTCACAATGATTCTTGTGTTATTGTTAACTTCGAGAGGCGTGTGGGTAGAGTTGCCCATTTCAAGTAGTGTATGCGGTGGCTTtcagtttttaaaaatacttttttattttgtcattaaaagtggtgtgttgttttctttttattggtgtaatatatattttcaatgatgATCTGGTTTggggcttttcttttttttctggttttcttttctcttcttctttcaaaaattaCACTTTAGTCCTCTTTGTTATTGGTATTTCAACTTGGGatattattcttttgatatctaattctatttttaaccactttatataagttttatgtgttttcaattttatcttttaatttcaatttaaaaatattatatttttcaatttcatccttattattttgatttttaattttttttcctttgttttttttgtaaaagtattatttatttttaatttcattattcaatccaAATTGATGGTAGTATGTTTTCCAATTTGATTCTCACTGTTTTGgtgtctatttttttcttagctctttggaaaagttattattcttttcaatttcacccttcaatcataaatttgtttttatttttatgtcgattttgattctcatttgtttttattttttttccttttactaaattatttttttttcaatttcactcttcaataaaatataaaatttatttggtattttagtctttatcatcattcttttaattactatttttaaaatgttttttgtataattaaaattatatttttaatttcacccttcaatatttgattaactaagaattaaacttcatgattttttcaaataggGTACTTTGGGTTTAATAACCcgggtcatgagtttgaaaagttaacacaagtttttttaaaaaaatatatttataatttattttttattgggttattttaattttataatttgggACACAGTATCTCGGGTTGGCGCAACCTTAATTATCAAGGCTATAAGTTTGTTATACTAACTCGAGTTAACCACGACcggttttttttccccattttgTTCTTCTATATTTAATAAGATGTGGATTGAGATATATTGTTTgtcctcttttaaaaaaatatattttttctagttatcCTAATTACTtctcttttcaaatttaattaatttattattgttt
This genomic interval from Populus alba chromosome 1, ASM523922v2, whole genome shotgun sequence contains the following:
- the LOC118042429 gene encoding myb transcription factor 42, with protein sequence MVSCDIQEGLGNKTGHQCCRKQKVKRGLWSPEEDEKLIKYITIHGHGSWSSVPNLAGLERCGKSCRLRWINYLRPDLKRGSITAKEERIIVDIHRILGNRWAQIAKHLPGRTDNEVKNFWNSCIKKKLIAQGLDPNTHNLLSSNYKHNNNNNAWKLSYHSHQQPTSTFTVNSQISDISSMVMKAPPLPFPMIPLAPDTNPPLSHEFSSSLTYEYQNPKTQAFLESTASQSSIGSALIFSSTSHPSEFGMLDESCMWAGGYEPTQSIIPEKKQPEQQVEIEKISSELIGAGQQMDASFETSNFDFDFNFVESTLLPCGMYYNQSPIDQLAWDSWALQEKK